One genomic region from Bacteroidota bacterium encodes:
- a CDS encoding ABC transporter permease yields the protein MNLSLFIAKRYLISKKSHNAINIITYISVAGVSIGTMALIIVLSAFNGISDLVFGLYNTFDPDIKIIPKEGKTFLPDSIAFDKIKKLEGVAYYTEVLQENALLKYDDKQVIATIKGVSDDFVKMTRLDTVIREGEFRLMDEGRDRMDDVDSLHQPSTINHQPLYSAVLGYGIARRLNISLTDFMHPLEIYIPKRGKQSYLNPEDAFTIRSVEVSGVFSLNDDFDFKYCILPLSLARTLLERKNELSAVEIGLEKGKDKNKIKDEIQNILGKEYEVKTRYEQNEVLFKTINSEKWWTFLILAFILVIATFNVIGSLTMLIIEKKKDIQTLMFLGADKLLIRKIFMREGLMITFTGAVAGLLLGLLLCWIQIQFKPVPFSEGFIVDAYPVKIVPMDLLLVFATVLFIGFFAAWYPVKIFTQKIKE from the coding sequence ATGAATCTCTCTTTATTCATAGCAAAAAGATATTTAATCAGCAAGAAATCGCATAACGCGATTAACATTATCACTTACATTTCCGTTGCAGGAGTTAGCATTGGAACAATGGCTTTGATAATTGTACTTTCTGCTTTCAACGGAATTTCTGATTTGGTTTTCGGATTGTACAACACATTCGACCCGGATATAAAAATTATTCCCAAGGAAGGAAAAACTTTTTTGCCCGATTCAATTGCATTCGATAAAATAAAAAAACTGGAAGGAGTTGCTTATTACACGGAAGTGCTGCAGGAAAATGCTTTGCTGAAATATGACGACAAGCAAGTAATTGCCACCATCAAAGGTGTGAGCGATGATTTTGTAAAGATGACGCGGCTCGACACAGTGATTCGTGAAGGAGAATTCAGATTGATGGATGAGGGAAGAGATAGGATGGATGATGTGGATTCTCTCCATCAACCATCAACCATTAACCATCAACCATTGTATTCCGCTGTGCTCGGCTATGGAATTGCAAGGCGGTTAAATATTTCTCTCACCGATTTCATGCATCCTTTGGAAATATATATTCCGAAACGCGGCAAGCAATCTTACCTGAATCCCGAAGACGCTTTCACTATACGAAGCGTGGAAGTGTCGGGAGTTTTTTCTTTGAACGATGATTTTGATTTTAAGTATTGCATTCTTCCTCTTTCACTGGCGAGAACTTTGCTTGAAAGAAAAAATGAATTGAGCGCGGTGGAGATTGGATTAGAAAAAGGCAAAGACAAGAATAAGATTAAAGATGAAATACAAAATATTCTGGGAAAAGAGTATGAAGTAAAAACCCGCTACGAACAAAACGAAGTTCTTTTCAAAACCATCAACTCTGAAAAATGGTGGACGTTTTTAATTCTTGCTTTCATTCTCGTAATTGCAACATTCAATGTCATTGGCTCACTCACCATGCTCATCATCGAAAAGAAAAAAGATATTCAAACACTCATGTTTCTTGGCGCAGATAAACTTCTTATAAGAAAAATTTTCATGCGTGAAGGGTTAATGATTACGTTCACTGGGGCAGTTGCCGGATTATTGCTTGGACTTTTACTCTGCTGGATTCAAATTCAATTCAAGCCCGTTCCTTTCAGCGAAGGATTCATTGTAGATGCTTATCCTGTAAAGATTGTGCCGATGGATTTGTTGCTGGTATTTGCAACCGTACTGTTCATTGGTTTTTTTGCCGCGTGGTATCCTGTGAAAATTTTTACACAAAAGATTAAGGAATAA
- a CDS encoding methyltransferase domain-containing protein: MEYDPIKRSLGNVFNKNPFLRKLFYNLLDLLLLRCWHVHKELRDWGSESGEKEINILDAGSGFGQYSYWMTKKFPKAKILAVDVKDEQVADCNNFFQQIGKTKVKFEVADLTKFVQEDKYNLALSVDVMEHILEDVLVFKNIHASLKKGGMLLISTPSDQGGSDVHEGHEGSFIGEHVRDGYNIKEIEDKLKLAGFSKVEPGYSYGTPGKISWRLSMKYPMQMLSASKIFFILLPFYYLLAYPISFVLNFFDTYTNHKTGTGLIVKAWK, translated from the coding sequence ATGGAGTACGACCCAATCAAGCGCTCACTCGGAAATGTTTTTAATAAAAATCCTTTCCTCAGAAAATTATTTTACAACCTGCTCGACTTGCTTTTGCTGCGATGCTGGCATGTGCATAAAGAGTTGAGAGATTGGGGTTCGGAGTCAGGAGAAAAAGAAATAAATATTCTTGACGCTGGTTCAGGATTTGGTCAATACAGTTACTGGATGACAAAAAAATTTCCGAAAGCAAAAATTCTGGCGGTAGATGTAAAAGATGAACAAGTTGCCGACTGCAATAATTTTTTTCAGCAAATCGGAAAAACAAAGGTAAAGTTTGAAGTTGCCGACTTAACAAAATTTGTTCAGGAAGATAAATACAATCTCGCGCTTTCTGTAGATGTGATGGAACATATTTTGGAAGACGTTTTGGTTTTTAAAAACATTCACGCTTCGCTGAAAAAAGGCGGAATGCTTCTAATCTCCACTCCATCCGACCAGGGCGGGAGCGATGTGCACGAAGGCCATGAAGGTTCTTTCATTGGCGAACACGTGCGCGATGGCTACAACATAAAAGAGATTGAAGATAAATTAAAGTTGGCAGGATTTTCAAAAGTAGAACCTGGATATTCTTACGGAACTCCCGGAAAAATTTCGTGGAGATTGTCTATGAAATATCCCATGCAAATGCTCAGCGCTTCAAAAATATTTTTCATCCTTCTTCCTTTTTATTATCTCCTAGCGTATCCGATTTCTTTTGTGCTGAATTTTTTTGACACTTACACAAATCACAAAACCGGAACAGGATTGATAGTCAAAGCATGGAAATAA
- the purE gene encoding 5-(carboxyamino)imidazole ribonucleotide mutase encodes MTPKVSIIMGSTSDWPVMQEAAKILDQFKIPFEVNALSAHRVPEQVAEFGKNAFSRGIKVVIAGAGGAAHLPGVIAAFTTCPVIGVPCKSTISLDGWDSLLSIVQMPPGVPVATVGVDGGQNAGILAVQILATGDEKLSAELKTFKEKLKEKVLKANEELKQHKFNSRVS; translated from the coding sequence ATGACTCCGAAAGTTTCAATCATCATGGGAAGCACCAGCGATTGGCCTGTCATGCAGGAAGCAGCAAAAATTCTTGACCAGTTTAAAATTCCTTTCGAGGTGAATGCGCTCTCGGCTCACAGGGTTCCCGAGCAAGTTGCGGAGTTTGGAAAAAATGCTTTTTCGCGCGGAATTAAAGTTGTCATTGCTGGCGCTGGTGGCGCAGCGCATCTTCCCGGAGTGATTGCGGCTTTCACTACTTGTCCTGTGATTGGCGTTCCGTGCAAATCAACTATTTCTCTCGATGGATGGGATTCTCTTCTCTCGATTGTGCAAATGCCTCCGGGAGTTCCGGTTGCGACTGTTGGCGTGGATGGCGGACAAAATGCCGGAATACTTGCCGTGCAAATTCTTGCTACAGGCGATGAAAAACTTTCTGCTGAATTAAAAACTTTCAAAGAAAAACTGAAAGAGAAAGTTCTCAAGGCGAATGAAGAACTTAAGCAGCATAAATTTAACAGTCGCGTTAGTTAA
- the rbfA gene encoding 30S ribosome-binding factor RbfA — translation MATLRQNKVSSLIQKEIADIFQKEMKNAFGSGLITVTHVFMSPDLSFAKTYLSIFGVKEKEKILEAVRKQSREIRKLLGARIKKQVRIIPEIAFFIDESADYAEKMDEIFKKI, via the coding sequence ATGGCAACGCTGCGGCAAAATAAAGTTTCAAGTTTAATTCAGAAAGAGATTGCTGACATTTTCCAGAAGGAAATGAAAAATGCTTTCGGCTCAGGATTAATTACCGTTACGCACGTATTCATGAGTCCTGATTTATCTTTTGCAAAAACTTATCTCAGCATTTTCGGAGTAAAAGAAAAAGAAAAAATTCTGGAAGCAGTGAGAAAGCAATCAAGAGAAATAAGAAAACTATTAGGAGCAAGAATAAAAAAACAAGTTCGCATCATTCCGGAGATTGCTTTCTTCATAGATGAATCGGCAGATTATGCGGAGAAGATGGATGAAATCTTTAAGAAGATTTGA
- a CDS encoding ATP-binding cassette domain-containing protein, with translation MKRFLHILSYVRGYWRYGVLNIIFNILSVIFSLFSLTMIAPFLNLLFLKQADEYKTILAKCAPQFKVSAESLIDNFNYYLSQIIMEKGKLQALVFICLLVAGIIFLKNIFRYFGLFYMANIRNGVVKDLRNAMHTKILALPLSYYSSERKGDLMSRMTTDVMEIEWSVMQSIEMIFRNPINIIILLGTMVYMSPKLTLLVLVLIPVPGVLISLVARSLRRTSVKGKTRLGTLFSIIEETLGGLRIIKAFNAEKFIDKRFQQENNFYTHTMIRMYRKQDLSSPLSEFLGACVLMTLVYLGGRLVLDETLSASVFITYIAIFYQVIGPSKELTIAFYAIQRGMASAERIEKIIKAEEAIKESSSPVTISTFNREIEYKNVSFSYTRGDEGHVLKNINLKVPKGKTIALVGQSGSGKTTLADMLPRFYDADKGEILIDGISIRDVKISSLRNLMGIVSQESILFNDSVFNNIAFGLLNAKEEDVINAAKIANAHDFILQMPEGYQTNIGDRGSKLSGGQRQRIAIARAVLKNPPLLILDEATSALDSESERLVQDALNKLMQSRTSVVIAHRLSTIQHADEIIVLSKGEIAERGNHAELLAKNGAYKKLYDMQTFV, from the coding sequence ATGAAACGTTTTCTTCACATCCTCTCTTACGTTCGCGGTTACTGGCGCTATGGAGTTTTGAATATTATTTTTAATATTCTCTCTGTAATTTTTTCTCTCTTCTCGCTTACCATGATTGCCCCGTTTCTGAATTTACTTTTTCTGAAGCAGGCGGATGAATACAAAACTATTCTTGCGAAATGCGCGCCTCAGTTTAAAGTTTCTGCCGAATCGCTCATAGATAATTTTAATTATTACCTCTCGCAAATCATCATGGAAAAAGGAAAACTGCAGGCGCTGGTTTTTATTTGCCTGTTAGTGGCTGGAATTATTTTTCTGAAAAATATCTTTCGCTATTTCGGATTGTTTTATATGGCAAATATCCGCAACGGTGTGGTGAAAGATTTGCGCAACGCCATGCACACAAAAATTCTCGCGCTGCCTTTATCTTATTATTCGAGCGAGCGCAAAGGAGATTTAATGTCGCGCATGACTACTGATGTAATGGAAATTGAATGGAGCGTGATGCAATCCATTGAAATGATTTTCCGCAATCCCATCAACATAATTATTTTGCTCGGCACAATGGTTTACATGAGCCCGAAACTTACGCTGCTCGTTCTAGTTTTGATTCCTGTTCCAGGAGTTTTAATTTCTCTTGTCGCCAGAAGTTTGCGCAGAACATCTGTGAAAGGAAAAACCCGTTTGGGAACTTTATTTTCCATCATTGAAGAAACGCTGGGCGGTCTGCGAATCATCAAAGCATTCAACGCGGAAAAATTCATAGACAAAAGATTTCAGCAGGAAAATAATTTTTACACGCACACCATGATTCGAATGTATCGCAAGCAGGATTTATCTTCTCCGCTCAGCGAATTTTTGGGCGCGTGCGTACTGATGACGCTCGTTTATCTCGGAGGAAGATTGGTGCTGGATGAAACGCTTTCCGCTTCTGTGTTCATTACCTACATCGCAATTTTTTACCAGGTGATTGGTCCTTCGAAAGAACTCACCATCGCATTTTACGCCATTCAGCGCGGCATGGCTTCGGCAGAAAGGATTGAAAAAATAATTAAAGCGGAAGAAGCAATCAAAGAATCTTCCTCACCTGTTACTATTTCTACTTTCAACAGGGAAATTGAATACAAAAATGTTTCTTTCTCCTATACGCGCGGAGATGAAGGGCATGTTCTGAAAAATATTAATCTGAAAGTTCCGAAGGGAAAAACAATTGCGCTAGTTGGACAATCCGGTTCGGGAAAAACCACGCTGGCTGATATGCTTCCGCGTTTTTACGATGCCGACAAAGGAGAAATTCTCATAGATGGAATTTCAATCCGCGATGTAAAAATTTCTTCGCTCCGGAATTTAATGGGAATTGTTTCGCAAGAATCAATTCTCTTTAATGATTCTGTGTTTAATAATATTGCTTTTGGATTATTAAATGCTAAAGAAGAAGATGTTATTAATGCTGCGAAGATTGCAAACGCACATGATTTTATTTTGCAAATGCCCGAAGGTTATCAGACAAATATTGGAGACAGAGGCAGCAAACTTTCTGGCGGACAAAGACAGCGGATTGCAATTGCGCGCGCGGTGCTGAAAAATCCTCCTCTACTTATTTTAGATGAAGCAACCTCGGCTCTCGACAGCGAAAGCGAACGTTTGGTACAGGACGCGCTGAATAAATTAATGCAAAGCAGAACTTCTGTTGTAATCGCTCACCGCCTTTCCACCATTCAGCATGCCGATGAAATAATTGTTTTAAGCAAAGGAGAAATTGCCGAGCGCGGAAATCACGCTGAACTTTTGGCGAAGAATGGTGCGTACAAAAAATTATATGATATGCAAACTTTCGTGTAG
- a CDS encoding four helix bundle protein has translation MDPKTQLLLDRTFEFGIEILKFLGQLPFNKIHDIPKMQLARAATSIGANYEESQAAESKRDFCHKIGVVCKESRECVYWLRVLLKLYSEDKYSAKLNKFLSEAKEFKAIFTSIKMTAEGKKRK, from the coding sequence ATGGATCCCAAGACGCAATTATTGTTAGACAGAACTTTTGAATTTGGTATCGAGATTTTGAAATTTCTCGGACAACTTCCTTTCAATAAAATTCATGATATTCCTAAAATGCAATTGGCGAGAGCTGCCACTTCTATCGGAGCAAACTACGAGGAATCTCAAGCTGCAGAATCTAAAAGAGATTTTTGTCATAAGATTGGCGTTGTTTGTAAAGAATCGAGAGAATGTGTTTATTGGTTGAGAGTTTTGCTGAAGTTATATTCTGAAGATAAATACTCTGCAAAACTGAATAAGTTTTTATCAGAGGCAAAAGAATTCAAAGCAATATTTACTTCTATAAAAATGACTGCTGAAGGCAAAAAGCGCAAGTGA
- the creD gene encoding cell envelope integrity protein CreD yields METIQKNNSGDRLTVKVVVIVILMLLLWASTFMIQGLIDERQQRQNEAINEVSSKWGQRQTLSGPIISVPYFEFHKDTGKSYYKVIKYAHFLPNDLKVQGKLFPEKRYRGIYEVVVYNSDLKFSGKFIPLDFSSLKIPKDNIMYDDAFVSMGISDLRGIEEEVSLTWNAEKNSFNAGIESPDVLQSGISTKIKISKSDTIKTDYEFSFNLKLKGSELLYFTPLGKETKVQVVSNWKTPSFDGSFLPDERTVNDTGFTANWKILHLNRNYPQSWIGSGYSIQNSSFGVNLLTPVDNYHKSTRSVKYAILIITLTFLVIFFIEILNQYAVHPLQYTLIGLGLCIFYSLLISISEHTNFNFSYFISGLSTIILIAAYLKSIFKANRIVLLVAGVLAILHGYIFSLIQLEDYALLMGSIGLFITLAIVMFYSRKIDWYNLSKTKK; encoded by the coding sequence ATGGAAACCATTCAGAAAAATAATTCAGGCGACCGCCTCACTGTTAAAGTTGTTGTTATTGTAATCCTTATGTTATTATTATGGGCGTCAACATTTATGATACAGGGATTGATTGATGAAAGACAGCAACGGCAGAATGAAGCAATTAATGAAGTAAGTTCTAAATGGGGACAAAGACAAACACTTTCTGGTCCAATTATTTCAGTTCCTTATTTTGAATTTCATAAGGATACTGGCAAAAGTTATTATAAGGTTATTAAATATGCACATTTTCTTCCAAATGATTTAAAGGTGCAAGGAAAATTATTTCCCGAAAAAAGATATCGTGGAATTTATGAAGTTGTTGTCTATAATTCTGATTTAAAATTTTCAGGAAAATTTATTCCATTAGATTTTTCTTCTTTAAAAATTCCTAAAGATAATATCATGTATGATGATGCTTTTGTTTCAATGGGTATTTCGGATTTGAGAGGAATTGAAGAAGAGGTTTCTCTTACTTGGAATGCAGAAAAAAATTCTTTTAATGCCGGAATTGAATCGCCTGATGTATTACAGAGCGGTATTAGTACTAAAATAAAGATCAGCAAGAGTGATACTATAAAAACTGATTATGAATTTTCTTTTAACCTCAAATTAAAAGGTTCTGAACTTTTATATTTTACGCCTCTTGGAAAAGAAACAAAAGTTCAAGTTGTTTCAAATTGGAAAACTCCAAGTTTTGACGGTTCGTTTCTTCCAGATGAAAGAACAGTAAATGATACTGGATTCACAGCGAATTGGAAAATCTTGCACTTAAATAGAAATTATCCTCAAAGTTGGATTGGTTCCGGTTACTCCATTCAGAACTCTTCTTTTGGTGTTAATCTTCTCACGCCAGTAGATAATTATCATAAATCAACTCGTTCAGTAAAATATGCCATACTCATTATTACTCTAACATTTCTTGTGATATTTTTTATTGAGATTCTAAATCAATATGCAGTGCATCCGCTTCAATACACACTAATCGGACTTGGTCTTTGTATTTTTTACTCTCTTTTAATTTCAATATCTGAACATACTAATTTTAATTTCTCTTATTTTATTTCTGGACTATCAACTATTATATTAATAGCAGCATATTTGAAAAGTATTTTTAAAGCAAACCGAATAGTTTTGCTTGTTGCTGGAGTTCTTGCAATTTTACACGGCTATATTTTCTCGCTTATTCAATTGGAAGATTATGCATTATTAATGGGAAGTATTGGATTGTTCATTACGCTTGCCATTGTAATGTTTTATTCAAGAAAAATAGATTGGTATAATTTGAGTAAGACAAAAAAATAA
- the hpt gene encoding hypoxanthine phosphoribosyltransferase codes for MAKTVTIHGKKFKSLIASAKIQKTISSIAKKIDKDFANQRPLFLSVLNGSFLFSADLLKKIKCECEISFIKVSSYSGINSTGNVTTLIGLNENLAGRTVIIVEDIVDSGNTLEKVIGELKKHNPKLIKVAALFFKPEAYTKKIKLDYKGIDVPDKFLLGYGLDYDGLGRNLQDVYVMDEV; via the coding sequence ATGGCAAAGACAGTAACAATACACGGAAAAAAATTTAAGTCGTTGATTGCTTCTGCGAAGATTCAGAAAACTATTTCTTCGATTGCAAAAAAGATTGATAAAGATTTTGCAAATCAAAGACCGCTTTTTCTCTCTGTGCTGAATGGCTCTTTTCTTTTCTCTGCCGATTTGCTGAAAAAAATAAAATGCGAATGCGAAATTTCTTTCATCAAAGTTTCTTCCTATTCAGGAATAAATTCAACAGGAAATGTAACTACACTAATCGGACTTAATGAAAATCTCGCAGGTAGAACTGTAATTATTGTAGAAGACATTGTTGATTCCGGCAACACACTTGAGAAAGTAATTGGCGAATTAAAAAAACATAATCCGAAATTAATAAAAGTTGCTGCGCTGTTTTTCAAACCCGAAGCATACACAAAAAAAATTAAACTCGACTATAAAGGAATTGATGTGCCGGATAAATTTTTGCTTGGCTACGGTTTAGATTATGACGGGCTTGGAAGAAATTTGCAGGACGTTTATGTGATGGATGAGGTTTGA
- the ggt gene encoding gamma-glutamyltransferase, with protein MKIIFQIFIFLSAIFLFSCGNPKENVKQESQTTKRDSGLIADSGMVVCAHPLAAKVGVDILKKGGNAIDAAVAVQFTLAVIYPNAGNIGGGGFMVVRMNSGEINSLDFREKAPLNASRDMYLDKNGNVIPNLSTEGLLSVGVPGSVDGMFRAHEKYGKLPWKDLVQPAIDLAEKGFSITKMQAEEMNETKNNFLKWNDSLCSLVNKEWKAGDMLIQKSLAKTLTLIRDKGKDGFYSGETASNIVNEMKRKGGIISYDDLKNYESKWREPVVGWYKNYKIISMPPPSSGGIALMQLLNMAENFPVKDFGFNSEKSIHLFAEAEKRVYADRQKYLGDPDFVSVPVKQLLDSLYIISRMKDFNPDKAKPSSEISAGEFLPSPIGEGSGVRSEKEQTTHFSIVDKWKNAVAVTTTLNGDYGNYIFVSGSGFLLNNEMDDFNSKIGARNMFMLVSSSEANAIAPRKRMLSSMTPTIIEKDGKLFMVVGTPGGSKIITTVFQNILNVIEYEMTMQEAVNSKKVHCQWKPDTIFVEENAIDSLTILNLEKKGQHIVKRAPIGRSDCILILPNGKLEGAADPRGDDKAMGY; from the coding sequence ATGAAAATTATTTTTCAAATATTTATTTTTCTTAGTGCAATATTTCTTTTTTCCTGTGGAAATCCAAAAGAGAATGTAAAACAGGAATCGCAAACTACCAAAAGAGATTCCGGATTGATTGCCGATTCAGGAATGGTTGTTTGCGCTCATCCACTCGCAGCAAAAGTTGGCGTTGACATTCTGAAGAAAGGAGGAAATGCAATTGATGCAGCCGTTGCAGTTCAGTTTACGCTCGCAGTTATTTATCCGAATGCGGGAAATATTGGCGGTGGTGGATTTATGGTTGTGCGAATGAACAGCGGAGAAATAAATTCTCTCGACTTCCGCGAAAAAGCTCCGCTCAACGCTTCGCGCGATATGTATCTCGATAAAAACGGAAATGTAATTCCGAATTTAAGCACGGAAGGTTTGCTTTCCGTTGGAGTTCCGGGTTCTGTGGATGGAATGTTTCGCGCGCACGAAAAATATGGAAAACTTCCCTGGAAAGATTTGGTTCAGCCTGCAATTGATTTGGCAGAGAAAGGATTTTCGATTACAAAAATGCAGGCAGAAGAAATGAACGAGACTAAAAATAATTTTCTGAAGTGGAACGATTCGCTTTGTTCGTTAGTAAATAAGGAATGGAAAGCAGGCGACATGCTTATTCAAAAATCTCTTGCAAAAACTCTCACGCTCATTCGTGATAAAGGAAAAGACGGATTTTATTCCGGAGAAACTGCCAGCAATATTGTGAATGAAATGAAACGCAAGGGCGGAATTATTTCTTATGATGATTTAAAAAACTATGAATCAAAATGGAGAGAGCCAGTTGTTGGCTGGTACAAGAATTATAAAATTATTTCCATGCCCCCTCCTTCCAGCGGTGGAATTGCGCTTATGCAATTATTAAATATGGCAGAAAATTTTCCTGTGAAAGATTTTGGATTCAATTCCGAAAAATCAATTCACTTATTTGCTGAAGCAGAAAAAAGAGTTTATGCCGACCGGCAAAAATATCTTGGCGACCCGGATTTTGTTTCTGTTCCCGTGAAACAACTTTTGGATTCTCTCTATATTATTTCCCGTATGAAAGATTTTAATCCTGACAAAGCAAAACCAAGTTCAGAAATTTCTGCAGGTGAATTTCTCCCCTCTCCTATAGGAGAGGGGTCGGGGGTGAGGTCTGAAAAAGAACAGACAACTCATTTTTCCATAGTGGATAAATGGAAAAATGCAGTCGCGGTCACCACAACCCTTAACGGTGATTATGGAAATTACATTTTTGTTTCCGGCTCGGGATTTCTTCTCAATAACGAAATGGATGATTTTAATTCTAAAATTGGCGCGCGAAATATGTTTATGCTCGTCAGTTCTTCAGAGGCAAACGCAATTGCTCCCAGGAAAAGAATGTTGAGTTCAATGACTCCAACAATCATAGAGAAGGACGGAAAGCTTTTTATGGTCGTTGGAACTCCGGGCGGTTCAAAAATTATCACAACAGTTTTTCAAAATATTCTGAATGTAATTGAATACGAAATGACCATGCAGGAAGCGGTGAATTCAAAAAAAGTTCATTGTCAATGGAAGCCGGATACTATTTTTGTCGAAGAGAATGCGATTGATAGTTTGACAATTTTAAATTTGGAAAAGAAAGGACAGCATATTGTGAAGCGCGCGCCTATCGGGAGAAGCGATTGCATTCTTATTCTTCCGAATGGAAAACTCGAAGGCGCTGCTGACCCGAGAGGTGATGATAAAGCAATGGGATATTAA
- a CDS encoding alpha/beta fold hydrolase produces MKLFFRKLGEGKPLFILHGLFGLSDNWATIGKMLSDSFEVYLIDLRNHGNSPHSDEWTYSAMANDIKDVMEDVKGQMADGKIILIGHSLGGKVAMQFASMYPEKIEKLIVVDMAPKDYPGNQFDFIEKLLSINLSKMKSRKEAEVELRKIIRDEATIQLLLKNIQWKNSPPSPLFQKERGDEVGVSSLEWKFNLQVIAENQNKIGKTFSLGEKPINTPTLFIRGEKSNYILDSDIPQIKKYFPSSVPIAIGIKTIAGAGHWVHADKPKEFAEAVKEFIL; encoded by the coding sequence ATGAAATTATTTTTTAGAAAACTCGGAGAAGGAAAACCTCTCTTCATTCTTCACGGGCTTTTTGGATTATCGGACAACTGGGCAACAATCGGAAAAATGCTTTCCGACTCTTTCGAAGTTTATTTAATTGATTTACGAAATCACGGGAATTCTCCTCACAGCGATGAATGGACATATTCTGCTATGGCGAATGACATTAAGGATGTAATGGAAGATGTAAAAGGTCAGATGGCAGATGGAAAAATTATTTTAATAGGGCACTCATTAGGAGGAAAAGTTGCCATGCAGTTTGCAAGCATGTATCCAGAGAAAATAGAAAAGTTGATTGTAGTTGATATGGCACCGAAAGATTATCCTGGAAACCAGTTTGACTTTATTGAGAAACTTCTTTCAATAAATCTTTCGAAAATGAAATCAAGAAAAGAAGCGGAAGTTGAATTGAGAAAAATAATCAGGGATGAAGCGACAATACAATTGCTTTTGAAAAATATTCAATGGAAAAACTCACCACCTTCCCCTCTCTTTCAGAAAGAGAGGGGTGACGAAGTCGGGGTGAGTTCTTTAGAATGGAAATTTAATCTGCAAGTCATTGCCGAAAATCAAAACAAGATTGGAAAAACTTTTTCACTTGGAGAAAAACCAATTAACACTCCTACCCTTTTCATTCGCGGAGAAAAATCAAATTATATTTTGGATTCGGATATTCCGCAAATCAAAAAATATTTCCCCAGCTCAGTCCCGATAGCTATCGGGATTAAAACCATTGCCGGTGCCGGGCATTGGGTGCATGCGGATAAGCCAAAGGAGTTTGCAGAAGCGGTGAAAGAATTTATTTTATAA